The sequence below is a genomic window from Opitutia bacterium.
CTGAACGACGGCTGGGATTGCGTCTTCGGCTCCCGTTTCGTCAAGGGCGGCGAGGTCATCGACTACCCACGCGTGAAGCTGCTCGTGAATCGCCTCGCGAATTTCTTCGTGCGAATCGGATTCAACATCCCGCTCAATGATACGACCAACGCCTTCAAGGCCTACCGCCGCACCGTGATCGAAGGCTGCCGGCCGTTTCTCGCGCCGCATTTCAACCTCACCGTCGAGATCCCGCTGAAAGCCATCGTCCGCGGCTACAGCTGGACCAGCATGCCGATTTCCTGGCGCAATCGCAAATACGGCGAGGCCAAGCTAAAGATCAAGGAGATGGGCAGCCGCTACTTTTTCATCTGCGCCTACGTCTGGCTGGAAAAGTATTTCTCCCGCGGCGACTACCGAAAAAAGTAAGTGTTCTCGCTCTCAAAACAGCGTGTTGACGCCCGCCGCACCACGCTGTCTCGTAACCGCTCCATGATCTACCTGCTCGGAGGCTCCGGTTACGTCGGCCACGCCTATCAGGCCCTGCTCACGCGCAAGGGCATCCCGTTCCGCAATCTGCGGCGCGCGGACGTCAACTACGCCGACCGCGCCACGCTCACGGACCTGCTCCGTCGCGAAAAACCCGAGTTCCTGATCAACGCCGCCGGCTACACCGGCAAACCCAACGTCGACGCCTGCGAACTGCACAAGTCCGAGTGCCTCGATGGCAACGCCGTCCTCCCCGGCACCATCGCCCTCGCCTGCGCCGATGCCGGCGTGCCGTGGGGCCACGTCTCCTCCGGCTGCATCTACACCGGCGCGCGCAAGGACGGGTCCGGCTTCACCGAGACCGACACACCGAACTTTTCCTTCCGCACTAACAACTGCTCGTTCTACTCCGGCACGAAAGCCCTCGGCGAAGAGGTCCTCGCCGACAAACCGAGCGTCTACGTCTGGCGCCTGCGCATCCCCTTCAACGAAGTCGACAACCCGCGCAACTACCTCACGAAGCTCCAGCGCTACGCCACGCTGCTCGAAGCCACCAACTCCATTTCGCAACTCGAAGAGTTCGTCGCCGCCACCTTCGCCTGCTGGGAGAAGCGTGTGCCCTTCGGCACCTACAACGTCACCAACCCCGGCCAGATCACCACGCACGAGGTCGTCGAGCTGATCAAGAAGACCGGCGTTTCCGACAAGAACTTCCAGTTCTTCAAAGACGAAGCCGACTTCATGTCGAAAGCCGCCAAGACCCCACGCTCCAACTGCGTCATGAACTCCTCGAAGCTCGCCGCGACTG
It includes:
- a CDS encoding glycosyltransferase family 2 protein, with product MPAAAAPLRLYSIVIPARDEQDSLPPTLTDIYETFTREGVPHEIVVVDDGSRDRTWTVLQELKQKIPTLAPVQNPGPHGFGRAVVYGLNHMKGDAVAIMMADASDSPADAVNYWRLLNDGWDCVFGSRFVKGGEVIDYPRVKLLVNRLANFFVRIGFNIPLNDTTNAFKAYRRTVIEGCRPFLAPHFNLTVEIPLKAIVRGYSWTSMPISWRNRKYGEAKLKIKEMGSRYFFICAYVWLEKYFSRGDYRKK
- a CDS encoding sugar nucleotide-binding protein, with the translated sequence MIYLLGGSGYVGHAYQALLTRKGIPFRNLRRADVNYADRATLTDLLRREKPEFLINAAGYTGKPNVDACELHKSECLDGNAVLPGTIALACADAGVPWGHVSSGCIYTGARKDGSGFTETDTPNFSFRTNNCSFYSGTKALGEEVLADKPSVYVWRLRIPFNEVDNPRNYLTKLQRYATLLEATNSISQLEEFVAATFACWEKRVPFGTYNVTNPGQITTHEVVELIKKTGVSDKNFQFFKDEADFMSKAAKTPRSNCVMNSSKLAATGIRMTEVHEAVERDLRRWVRSA